In Octopus bimaculoides isolate UCB-OBI-ISO-001 chromosome 5, ASM119413v2, whole genome shotgun sequence, a genomic segment contains:
- the LOC106883668 gene encoding collagen alpha-1(XII) chain translates to MKKKRMMLCNAMVLILFHISATEALFFRTGPVNCIVTEWSEWSKPLSFGLVERHRKILRPAENGGKPCPPTSEKLTVREHPTVNQTAEHFARKFVTNRRRMSYSTYVESIERILPRDLLIIMDSSGSVSPAEFQQSKQAMAEVIKIICGDVGQSFQDNRIAAMHYSDFVYEDFPFNKSYLEEEVAYNIRQIPKHSGSTCTGDAFNYARVVMLKPEKGMRPDSQSIKDVLILTDGNSNCGSKVKIAADRLKQVANVYALAIGMWQKQRSEIKSYASSPAEDHLFSLKYFSDLPDFMEGVRTYSQQVYCVPFFGQMV, encoded by the exons atgaaaaagaagagaatgatGCTATGTAACGCTATGGTGCTTATTTTGTTCCACATAAGCGCGACGGAGGCCTTGTTTTTCAGAACGGGGCCAGTTAACTGCATAGTCACCGAATGGAGCGAGTGGAGTAAACCTCTCAGTTTTGGACTGGTGGAACGACATCGCAAAATACTTCGTCCGGCAGAGAACGGCGGAAAACCCTGTCCACCAACTTCAGAGAAACTGACAGTCA GGGAACATCCGACAGTCAACCAAACAGCTGAACATTTTGCTCGGAAATTTGTAACGAATCGCCGTCGCATGTCCTATTCGACCTACGTGGAGTCAATAGAAAGAATCTTACCTCGAGATCTACTAATCATCATGGACTCTTCAGGAAGTGTCTCCCCAGCAGAATTTCAACAGAGCAAGCAAGCTATGGCAGAA GTGATTAAAATTATATGTGGAGACGTTGGCCAGTCGTTTCAAGACAATCGCATTGCTGCTATGCATTATTCCGATTTCGTTTACGAGGATTTCCCTTTCAACAAAAGTTATCTGGAGGAAGAAGTTGCTTACAACATACGACAGATACCAAAACACAGTGGCTCTACCTGCACTGGAGATGCATTTAATTACGCAAGGGTCGTTATGCTGAAACCCGAGAAAG GTATGCGACCTGATTCCCAGTCCATCAAGGATGTCCTGATACTAACTGATGGTAATTCGAATTGTGGATCTAAAGTAAAGATTGCTGCAGACCGACTGAAGCAGGTGGCCAATGTTTATGCTCTGGCGATTGGTATGTGGCAGAAACAGAGAAGCGAAATAAAATCTTATGCTTCAAGCCCAGCAGAAGaccatttattttcattgaaatacttCAGTGATCTTCCAGACTTTATGGAAGGTGTCCGTACTTACAGTCAACAAGTTTATTGCGTTCCATTCTTTGGACAGATGGTGTAA